The Zingiber officinale cultivar Zhangliang chromosome 2A, Zo_v1.1, whole genome shotgun sequence genomic sequence AACGGAGTTACCCGATCAAAGGAGGCAGGAACGTCGGCGAGTGGAGTGGGCGGCGCAACTCGGGACGCGAGGGTTCAGCCTGGAGAGGAAGCGAGGAAGACGAATGCGTTATGACGGCTATGTTGTGGGCTCGTGGGCTTCGAGAGGGGTCCACTGTAAAGCCCACTAAAATacgatattttaatatttatgtcAAATATTTGACTATATTAATTAccctaattttaaaataaactatAAAAGGATATTCCAGTGTTCGGAGCCGATCTatggcggcggcggcgacgaCGACCAGCGAGAAGAGCCGCGGGGAACGGAACCGCCGCTCCGTCTTCGATCTACCTTCTGGTTTCTTCGAATCCTGCCACTTGCTCCACGGCCTCCGTCCCGGCCAAGCCGAAGCCCCTTATCCCCCTCCCGCGGCGGTTGCCGCGGGTAGCGACGGTGAGGGAGCGGAGCCGGCAATTGATACCCTCCGCATCGGGGATAAAGGGAAGGAATCCTCGTCGTCATCGAGGTGGACGTGCAATACCTGCAAGGCGGAGTTCGATTCCCTCCAGGACCAGCGCTCCCACTTCAAATCCGACCTCCACCGCCTCAATGTTAGCAACGATTTTTCTCTTCAGTCTGTTTTTTTTTCCTCCATAGGAATTCGGAAGTGAAAAAGTCTGtctagtttttattttaaaagagGGCATTCAAGTTAAATATGTACATTCAAGGATAGAGAAACATTAAACGAGTGCTTCAAACATATCACACTTTGGCCGATCGAGTTGCATGCATTATTGAAATCAGATCGATGATCCAAAAGACGAATTGCAAAAAGCAGTAGCATGTTCTATAGTTTCCATGGATGATTTCATAACCCTAAACAAGAAACCTTAATATAATTATGATTGCTTTTAAGCTCCCTACTCAACAAGCTTCTGCAAGGGATGTGTTAAGAACACAGCCAAAGGTGCTTGCACGATGAAGGTTGATGCAGTCTTAGAATGCCCTTAATCTTTACTACCGGAAGAAGGTGTACCAAAGCTTTGGACAAATGATCTTTGATGGATTTGGAATCCGAGTAACCATTTTTTGATGGAGTTCCGAGCATAAATATCTAGAAAAACTGCACAAAAGGCGAGTTCAACTGTCTATTTAATTTAGATTACCCTATCATATAATATGTTATATTTGATGGCAATGGGATTTTCGGTATGCCTCAGCAAGTAGTTCTGGTGAAGGTAAATCTAGAATTTTTTAGCTTACCATTTAGTACCTATATGGTGTACAAGTAGGATTTCTTAAGGTATGTCATCCATAGGGCATCTATTAGGTTGATATTTATTTTGGGCTTTGATTTTAAATAGCATGAATTGTCTTGTTCTTGCTATTAGTTAGCAAATTTGTCATAGGCCACATTTGAAGTTTGATTTTTCCAAAATCATGCCCCTTCTTTCAAAATGGGCAAATCACGCATACTTAAAATACCACTAAATTTTGTGAAAGTAAATTGACTTCGAAATCCTGAAACTAAATTGACTCTGAAACCCTGCATGAGTTAGCATCTTGTTTACAGTAAACTTAGAGAGATCTTATGTTTGTAATATATAAACTAGTATATGATATGAAACATATAGCTGTTTGccaattttttaaattaagattTCACAAGATTTATCATATTTAGGTTGTTGGTTCTTTTATCATAAGTTCACGATGCCCCCATTACAACATTTTTGGTTTGAAAGAATTGCTTTACTGTTAGATGTTATTACTTTGGCTGAATTATCTTTGACTTCCTCTCCTGTTTCATGTTTTGCATCCATTTTATTTATACTACAAATACTCTTTTCTTTGGACCCAAAGAACACTACTAATAAATTTTGTGGTTCATACACAAGTGCATAACTTgcctgttctaactctgtttatAGGTAAAGCTGAGCATTGCTGGCAAGAGTATTATCAAGGAAGATGACTTTGACTATTTGGGCGGTGATCCTCTGTTTGAAGACTTTGATGTATCTAGTATATCAGGCTCAGAAGTTGAGTTTGAAAATGATCCTATCCATAATAGTAGCCTCTCTAAGAAAGGTGATAAACAAAAGCTATGTTTTCGTATCCAATCAGACAAAATCATTTCTGTATGGAAATGTTTGCTTATGAAAGAAACTGAAGATATATCTTTTAAGAATGGTAAGCCAAACCTTATCAATGGAGATGCATGTCTAGAGGAGGATGAGTTGATTAACAGATTGAAAACGCTGGTCTGCGAGCCTAGAGATAAATCACACTTAAGGATCGTTTTGCTTGCAAGTGGTGGTCATTTTGTTGGCTGTGTTTTTGATGGGAACATTGTTATAGCACACAAGACATTTCACAGGTTGGtagatttgatttttatttcttAATTCTACTGATGCTTTTAGATACAACCCATTTCATGTAGTCTCAATGTGTGACCTACTTTTTCCCGATGAGAATCACTTTGAAGTTTCAATTTTCTTTGTACAGATGTTTTCTGATTGAATAACTCAAAAATTATGAATGCGAAAAGTAGTTTGTTACAAATGGGTATATTCCATGGTGGTTTACACTCCCTCATATGAATGTGTGAAAGATGTTTTCCAATCTTATGGAATGTATCCAAAATGTGTTAACTACCATCTGTCATTCTGAATTGGATTAGTACTAGTTAGGTTTGTTTTCTAGTAGCAATGGTTCTCTTCTTAGCATTTCAGATATTGGGTGTTACTATTGATGTTATAGTTTTTAACCAGTTGTAACTAACAAGTACTTGTTGGTGTCGAGTCTCTTTCTTTCCATGTTCCCACATTTGTTTGTTATGTTATTTTGCATTTTAAGTTGGAAGATTTAGTTTAGATGTTCCATTAGTAGTTGTTGCAATGATTTTCATTTTATAGGTATGTTGTCCGGGCAAAGGCTGGTAAACAGCAATCTGCTAAAGATGCAACTGGAAAAGCAGCACATTCAGCTGGTTCAGCTCTACGTAGATATAATGAAGCTGCACTGAAGAAGGTAGTATGTCAGTTATTTCTGTATTTCTTTTTTCACTTTGCTTGTCTGAAGAAAAAATGTTTGTTGGAACTACCAAAAATTTGTTTTTGTTGTTTTGCAAGTGCATAATTTCTTATACTTTTGTTGGACTTACACAGATATTATGATGGACCATTCTTAATATGTACTATTATAATTAACAAATTGTGGATACGTCATATTGTAAAATGTAGTCCTGTTTGTTTAATTTTATCCATATACTATATTTGTGAATTTATCTTTGAATCTTACTGATACAGGAAGTTCAAGAATTGCTTATATCATGGAAGCCATTCATCAAGTCTTCCTTGTGTATATTTATATATGCTCCTTCCAGGAGTCATCAGATCCTTTTTGATGCTGATAAGCCTCAGTTCAATGATCATGATTATGTAATTAGACATGTTCCTTTAACTGTGCATAGGCCAACTTTGAAGGAGGCCAAACGTATATATGAGCAGTTGACAAACATAACTTATGAAGCCGATGAGAGTGGAGTCCCAGACGAAAATTCATCTCTATATGTGGGTCATGATGGAAAGAGCATTTCCGAACCCAGTCATTCCATGTTGTCGGAGTGCTCagcaatcaaggaatcctatccTGAATCAAGTTCAGGACTAGAAAGTTTGTCAATCGCCAGCGAAGCAGTCACTGTGACAATTAACAGGGATGAGACAACACCTCTACATGAAGCAGCAAAATCTGGTGATCCTCAACAAACCCTTGACCTTCTCGAACAAGGTCTCAATCCCTGTATTAAAGATGGTAGGGGTCGGACTCCTTACATGTTAGCATCCGAGAAGGAAGTCCGTAACACTTTTAGAAGATTTATGGCTCTATATCCTGATAAGTGGGATTGGCATGCTGCCAATGTTCCTAGTCCACTGACAAAGGAGCTGGAAGAGGCGCAAACAGCCAAGCAGGTAATCCATCTTGCTTTTCTTTGATGATTCAATTTTTTATGTTCTTTTTATAAAATATGTTCATTCAGAGTAGCTTGTTTTCGTTTCTACTTTCCCATTGTTTTGATATATGTAATCCATCTTGCATTTCTTTGATGATGCAATTTTTTATGTTCTTTTTATAAAATACGTTCATTCACAGTAGCTTGTTTTCGTTTCTACTTTCCCATTGTTTCAATATATGTTGAAAATATTAACCGTCCTACAGCCTGCAATGTTTATTGTACCCTTTGTATTGATGCAGATGCATATGTTTTCTTAGATGCTGAGTGGAAACTTAAAACCAATGGGATTATTTTATTGTCATTCTGCTTGCCCTAAATTATCAGCAGTAATATTTGTGTCTTGGGCCTACTGATTTACTAACTTCTATTGGATGGTTAAACAGGCAGAGAAGGATGCCAAGCGGAAGGCAAAGGCTAAAGAGTTGAAGAAGTTGCGgaaagcaaaagaaaaggcaaAGGTTAGGTTCCTTGTAGTAATAGTTGTGAAGGCTAAAGAAAAGTATAAACCTTCTTGGCCTGTTTTTGTTTTACCTTGTCTTTGTTTATTGGAGGCGTCCAATAATTCATTGATTGTGAGAGAAAAATTCCCAGTGATGTGAATTCTGAAGACAAATAATTGTTTGATTTCTCTCATGAGGATGAGAAAAACTCGTTAATGTTCACTACATGATTTGTAACTGCAGGCTCAAGCTGCACTATCTGAAACTTCTTCAGCAACTGTCTCTAAAGCCCAAGAAGCACCACCTACCGGCCATAAGCAGCAGCCGAAAATCAAAGAACCTCTTTTATCTAAAGAGGTCAGACCGTTATTTATTTTTCCTCTCCAATAATGAGCTACTAAATCAATTGCGTTATCGAGTTGTTTCTTCTGCCTGTGATCAGGAGGAACAGAGAAGAGCCCTGGCCGAAGAACGAGAAAAGAGAGCAGCTGCAGCAGAGAGGAGAATAGCAGCTCTTAATATCGGTCTATCAAGTAGCAAAGTAGCATCGGCAAGCCTCCCGGAGCCTACTAGTGGATCCAGTGACCTTACGTGCTCATGCTGCAATGCTTCCTTGGAAGGCAAAATTCCTTTCCACAGGTATAATTACAAGTACTGCAGCACCTCTTGCATGCATGTCCATAGAGAGATTCTGGAAGATGGATAGACCATTCTTTTAAACAAGAATATCTCTTGCATGCATAGCGGGCTTGGTCGCGCTCAGTTGCACTAGTCGCCCTCGAACGTACTAGCTGTATAAAATACGATGGATAACAGTTAACTACTTAGCATTTTCTGAAATAAAAGTTGCATATTTTGGTGATTAAGCCTTTCCAACAACTGGAACATGTCTCACAAAGGCCACATGTGCTATTAGATTCATTGAGCGAGGTGCCAATGCCTGAAACTGATCTCATCTGTCTTCACAATTTCTTGAGTAGCTCCCCTGTTTCCTTCTTGGCTGACATTGACACCCCATCCCACGCCTGGTCCCAACCCCAGTTGCCTCGCATGGGAAGATGatgaagcaggtctttctccttgtTCCCTGCTTGCACCTTCATTCTCATGTGCCCAGACCAGATTGGTCCCCCTTTTGAAGCTCCTTTCCTCATCTTCTTCTGGGGACACAGTGCTTGGCCAACAATGGCTTGTCTCTGCCCCTCGTCAACGAGACTTGTGCTTGGCGATGAGGAACGGTGATGTGCCAGTCCCTCGTGACCATTCTTTGGTGATAGAGCAGGTGAGCTAGAACATCCACTGATTGGATCTTAATTGATTAAGCTAAGAATTAAAGACACCTGCTCATTACGTTTATGTCATTTCTTAAGAGAATATACTGATTCATCTACAGCGATCTGCAGTGAAGCTTCTGATTGCAACCAATGCTTGATTGAAATGGGAAAAATAAATTCCCTTCTTGTGCTATCAAGTGATGAGTTCTGATGCCAGATTAGTGATTTGATTCGATCATTGTTATTGAGATTCTACTCCGTTTTTGATCGAGTGATGAGTTCTGATGCCGGATTAGTGATTTGATTCGGTCATTGTAGTCGAAAAAGCTCAAAACTTGATATTTGAAATGGAAGATATCTGATTGTGGAAGTGGCTTTGCAGACTGACATACTTCAGGTAATTACATGAAAGGAAGAAGATAAAAAAAACAGATAGTGGATTTTATGACAGATAGAGTTTCATATGAATAATGCAGTGCATGATTCAGAGGCTGCCGTATGATTTCTTGCAGTGAAGAATTGCGTCGGAGACAGAAACGTCAGCGTTGCTCCGGCACCACTCGATTCCTGTTCTGGAGCTGCTGCTGCTGCGGCTGCTGGTTGCGCTGCTCCTGCCCCTGCTCCGGCGTCGCTTACGCGCTGGCTTCTTGGGGATCACCAAGGTCAGTCCTTTGGCCTTGTTGCGGAGGGGCACGAGGAGGTAGAGGTAGTACCTCCACAGGATCCTCTTCAGGGAGTCGGCGCCCTGGACGAGCACCGTCGACTTGGCCTTTGAATCATTGCTCGACTCTAGGCTCGTCAGCTTGGAATTTAGCGGCGGCGGTGATGGGCAGGGGAAGGAAGGCTCTGTTCCTGCGGAGGTGGCGAAGTGGAAGCCGTTGACGTCGATGGTCCAGCGCGTGGAGGCGCCGACGGCGGGGTCCATTTCTATGAAGGAGCGGGCGGCGTGGGCGTCAGCCACGGCGAGGGAGGAGTTGTGGGTGATGAGCCATCGGTAGGACAAGGTCTCCTCGGCGGAGCAGCAGTGCCTGAGGGCCTCCATGTTTGGTGGTTTGGAGTGGCATGAGAGAGCAGAAGGAATTATTAATAGAGAGGAAGGAGATGGCGAGATGAGAACAAATAAAGTAAATTTTATTTCATACctcaaaaaatatgaaaaaaaatgtttttttatatGAATTATAGAGTGGACGGGTTCGGATTGGATCAaagtattataaataaattttaatccgAATCCAACTCCAATTTGAAAATTATACACCAGAACGGGAATAGTTCGACCAATCCAAATAACATGACTCATccgattaaaaattttattattattattattattattattattattattttaatattttattattaccaTATTAATcttatgttattatttatctaaagcatcataatttcaaaaatagaattGAATTTAATCAAAAggaatcttaaattttaaattcaagtcCAACCCGGTCAATCTAAATCCAATCCAATTTTAACCTAATTTAAAAACTCTTAATTCGAACTCAAtccgaataaaaaaaaaatctccaattTTAGTTTGATATTTTTAGGATGGATTCAAATTGGGTTGGCAGGTAGAATTCATTTTTAACTCCTAATAAATTGTGTATTATAcgtgtttttcaatttttttaaattaaagttgTTTATATTTGCATTAATGCATTTTCACAACTACTTGCTTAAGATCTTTTCTAGATCTTCAATATGATTTGATAAGATTTGTAGGGCCATAAATATAATGtacgtttgttttttttttgttttttgtttttgtattaTGGCATGTTTCAAGAGGTTGCTTAATTATATGTCTATGGTAATAAAAGATTATTATATTTATctcatatattttttatatttattttataggTAAATTATGAAACCAATTTATAATCGaccatttaaattattaaaaaattagaggagttttttttttttcaaaaatatacaTCCGTCGATAATTGATCTCTACACTACATAAATTTACTATTTTCTAATCAATTTGGTACTTCGTGAGGACTTGAATCATATGATTATTGAAACGAGTTTGCATGTTAATTGTGTTATTTGTAACTAATTGATTAAAAAGATTAATTTGAGCAAGAATATCTCGATTAATAAAAAAGAATGTTTCGTTTATCCTCTtggtggtaaaaggtgaatacgctcgtctccagcgtccccgtcaatccgtcccagagtcaacacggaggagataaatcacagacgattattagtctttggaataatgactagc encodes the following:
- the LOC122040546 gene encoding ankyrin repeat and zinc finger domain-containing protein 1-like, with product MAAAATTTSEKSRGERNRRSVFDLPSGFFESCHLLHGLRPGQAEAPYPPPAAVAAGSDGEGAEPAIDTLRIGDKGKESSSSSRWTCNTCKAEFDSLQDQRSHFKSDLHRLNVKLSIAGKSIIKEDDFDYLGGDPLFEDFDVSSISGSEVEFENDPIHNSSLSKKGDKQKLCFRIQSDKIISVWKCLLMKETEDISFKNGKPNLINGDACLEEDELINRLKTLVCEPRDKSHLRIVLLASGGHFVGCVFDGNIVIAHKTFHRYVVRAKAGKQQSAKDATGKAAHSAGSALRRYNEAALKKEVQELLISWKPFIKSSLCIFIYAPSRSHQILFDADKPQFNDHDYVIRHVPLTVHRPTLKEAKRIYEQLTNITYEADESGVPDENSSLYVGHDGKSISEPSHSMLSECSAIKESYPESSSGLESLSIASEAVTVTINRDETTPLHEAAKSGDPQQTLDLLEQGLNPCIKDGRGRTPYMLASEKEVRNTFRRFMALYPDKWDWHAANVPSPLTKELEEAQTAKQAEKDAKRKAKAKELKKLRKAKEKAKAQAALSETSSATVSKAQEAPPTGHKQQPKIKEPLLSKEEEQRRALAEEREKRAAAAERRIAALNIGLSSSKVASASLPEPTSGSSDLTCSCCNASLEGKIPFHRYNYKYCSTSCMHVHREILEDG